A region from the Triticum urartu cultivar G1812 chromosome 1, Tu2.1, whole genome shotgun sequence genome encodes:
- the LOC125507764 gene encoding probable serine/threonine protein phosphatase 2A regulatory subunit B''delta has protein sequence MEVEAARRDASALDPELLQLPELAPGALRENSSIAEALYLQWLVLPESSKLVKSLIEDAKAGATLNVAGSSASTNAASSSSLPSMFPAGSAPPLSPRSTAGSPRVMRRGSSAGPSSLGSPLKLVSEPVREVIPQFYFKHGRPPPKDLREQCLSRLDHLFFAGEGLQIQEFRPVIKDICKLPSYLSGVLFKKIDATCSGTVTRDAFIDYWFNDNKITMDTATQIFEILRKPGYSYLTQEDFKPVLKELLATHPGLEFLQGTPEFQDRYAETVIYRIFYSINRSGNGHLTLRELKRGNLVAAMQQLDEEEDINKILRYFSYEHFYVIYCKFWELDTDHDFLIDKENLIRYGNHSLTYRIVDRVFSQVPRKFTSMTEGKMGYEDFVYFILSEEDKSSEPSLEYWFKCIDLDGNGILTTNEMQFFYEEQLHRMECMAQEPVLFEDILCQMIDMIGPENETYFTLRDLKKCKLSGNIFNILFNLNKFMAFETRDPFLIRQERENPTLTEWDRFAHREYIRLSMEEDGEDASNGSGDVWDESLEAPF, from the exons ATGGAGGTGGAAGCGGCGAGGAGGGATGCGTCGGCGCTTGACCCGGAGCTGCTGCAGCTGCCAGAACTCGCGCCGGGCGCGCTCCGGGAGAACTCAAGCATAGCCGAGGCACTCTACTTGCAGTGGCTCGTGCTGCCTGAGTCGTCCAAGCTG GTGAAATCTTTGATTGAAGATGCAAAAGCCGGTGCCACACTGAATGTTGCTGGGAGCTCTGCTAGCACAAATGCCGCTTCAAGTAGTTCTTTGCCGTCGATGTTCCCTGCTGGTAGTGCCCCCCCACTTTCTCCCAGGAGCACTGCTGGCTCTCCCCGTGTTATGAGACGAGGATCTAGTGCTGGACCATCATCCTTGGGATCTCCTCTAAAATTAGTCAGTGAACCTGTGAGAGAAGTTATACCCCAG TTTTACTTCAAACATGGGCGCCCTCCACCAAAAGATTTGAGGGAGCAGTGTTTGTCTAGACTAGATCACCTTTTTTTTGCCGGGGAAGGACTCCAGATTCAAG AATTCAGACCAGTTATAAAAGACATATGCAAGTTGCCATCGTACCTCTCTGGTGTTCTTTTCAAGAAGATTGACGCCACTTGCTCTGGAACTGTAACAAG GGATGCGTTTATCGATTACTGGTTTAATGACAATAAGATCACAATGGACACGGCTACCCAGATATTTGAAATACTAAGAAAGCCAGGTTACAGTTATCTCACTCAG GAGGATTTTAAGCCTGTTCTAAAAGAACTCCTGGCAACTCACCCAGGTTTAGAGTTTTTACAAGGCACTCCCGAGTTTCAGGACAGATACG CTGAGACTGTAATATACAGAATCTTCTACTCCATAAATAGATCTGGAAATGGTCATCTTACCCTTAGAGAGCTAAAACGTGGGAATTTAGTAGCTGCAATGCAGCAACTTGATGAGGAAGAGGATATCAACAAAATACTGAG ATATTTCTCATACGAGCATTTTTATGTAATCTACTGCAAATTTTGGGAGCTGGACACAGATCATGATTTCTTGATTGACAAAGAGAACCTTATCAGATATGGAAATCATTCGTTGACCTATAGAATAGTCGATAGAGTCTTTTCACAG GTCCCAAGGAAATTCACAAGCATGACCGAAGGAAAGATGGGTTATGAGGATTTTGTTTACTTCATCTTGTCAGAGGAAGATAAATCATCTGAGCCTAGCCTTGAGTACTG GTTTAAGTGCATTGATCTTGATGGCAATGGTATTTTAACTACCAATGAAATGCAGTTTTTCTATGAGGAGCAGTTGCATCGTATGGAGTGCATGGCACAGGAACCTGTGCTTTTTGAGGACATACTATGCCAAATGATTGATATGATTGGACCAGAG AATGAGACATATTTTACACTGAGGGACTTGAAAAAGTGTAAACTCTCGGGAAATATATTCAATATCTTATTTAATCTCAACAAATTTATGGCGTTTGAAACTCGTGATCCATTCCTCATTCGCCAG GAGCGTGAAAATCCAACTCTAACTGAGTGGGATCGGTTCGCCCATAGGGAATACATCAGGCTGTCGATGGAAGAGGATGGTGAAGATGCTTCAAATGGAAGTGGTGATGTGTGGGACGAGTCACTTGAAGCTCCATTTTGA